The Emys orbicularis isolate rEmyOrb1 chromosome 4, rEmyOrb1.hap1, whole genome shotgun sequence genomic sequence TGCTGAGGAGGGGGCTGGCTGGATCCACGGTGTGGACATCTCTGAAATCTGCTGGGAAGCCATGATCAGCTGGAACCAGCAGCGCCCCACCATTGCCATTCTCCCCACCAGCCGCCCAGTGAAGATCCCCCACCCCAGCGTTCACCTCGTGCCCTATTCAGACCACTCCTCCTTTTCGGAGCTGCTGGAGTTTGTACAGTGGCTGAAGCCCTGCTCCATAGTTCCAATTGTCAAGAGAAACGTGTGCCTGCCGTACTTGGAGAAATACCTGAGCTCCAACCACAAGGCGTCACCTGAGCCCGGGATTCCAGAGTCTGGGCAAAAGTTCACACAGctgagagagagcagggagcagCAAAGAGCCACCCAGCAGCCTGTGCCTACGAAGGACTCCTTTGCATTCCCAGAGAAATGTACGGACTGGCTGGAGCATTTCGGGGATGTGACGATTGGCCAGCAGAGCTCCTCAGAGCAGCCTAGGGACCCCAACACCCGTTTGCAAGGTGGCTCTATGTGttgcaggggagagagaaagggaatcAAAGTGGAGTTATGCCGGCTGCATGGTGCCCAGAGGCAGCTTTTTTCAGCACAGCCCAATACACAGACACCTGCCAGAACGCAGCCACTGCCGCCCAAGGACACCGGTGCCCGGACGTCCCAAAGCAGCACAGAGGGCACAGCACGGTCACACACGAGTTCTTTATCCTGGCAAACAGGAAAGAAATACGCCTCCCACGCCAGCCCATGCCAGCCTCCCCTGCGGGACTGGGTCCCCTTAACGCTGGCCTCTGTGCAGAAGAAGGCCGCTTTCCCCTCACACAAACAGAGTTTAACCTTCCTGCAGACTGAGGAATTTCTTCCCCCAGGAGCAGCTGGTGACCGTGTCACCCTGGCCAGCTGGCCCCCTGTGGCCAGCAGTCATGTTGCCTGTGGGCTTGCGGAGGAGTATTTGATTGCTCCATTAAACACCCTAAAGCAATACTCTGCAGAGAGCTTTGACCGGCAGATCGAACACTATTtcaggagagaggaggggccCTAACAGCAGCAAAGGTCCTGTTCT encodes the following:
- the DCLRE1B gene encoding 5' exonuclease Apollo gives rise to the protein MNGALIPGTPIAVDFWSIRKASHARLFFLSHMHSDHTVGLSSTWHQPIYCSPLTGRILHHRLKVAERWIQPLEVGQSHLVALDEVGKTTMTVTLIDANHCPGSVMFLFEGPFGVILYTGDFRYTPTMLQEPVLRNQKRIDVLYLDNTNCDPLGDLPSRQQATQQIKELIKAHPDHEVKIGVYSLGKESLLVDLALEFQTWIVVSPKRLEQMKVLGLVDVFTAEEGAGWIHGVDISEICWEAMISWNQQRPTIAILPTSRPVKIPHPSVHLVPYSDHSSFSELLEFVQWLKPCSIVPIVKRNVCLPYLEKYLSSNHKASPEPGIPESGQKFTQLRESREQQRATQQPVPTKDSFAFPEKCTDWLEHFGDVTIGQQSSSEQPRDPNTRLQGGSMCCRGERKGIKVELCRLHGAQRQLFSAQPNTQTPARTQPLPPKDTGARTSQSSTEGTARSHTSSLSWQTGKKYASHASPCQPPLRDWVPLTLASVQKKAAFPSHKQSLTFLQTEEFLPPGAAGDRVTLASWPPVASSHVACGLAEEYLIAPLNTLKQYSAESFDRQIEHYFRREEGP